The bacterium sequence ATCACCCCGCCGAAGGACGTCCAGGATGCGATGACGCGGCAGATGTCCGCCGAACGGAGCCGGCGCGCGCTCGTCACGGAAGCGGACGGGAAGAGGCAGGCCGCCATCACCATCGCGGAGGGAGAAAAGCAGTCGGCCATCCTGAAGGCGGAGGGCGACCGTCAGGCCGCGATCCTCCGTGCGGAGGGGTTTTCGCTGGCCTTGGGTAAGATCTTCGAGGTCGCCAAGACCGTGGACACGAATACGATGAGCCTCCAGTATCTGGAGGCCCTGAAAGCCCTCGGAGCGGGTCCCGCCACGAAGTTCGTGTTCCCCATGGAGTTCACCAAACTGCTCCAGCCGTTCGTGGATGGGGGACGTGGGAGACCGCCGCAGGGGACGCCGTAGCCGCTCCGACGTGCTGCCGGCGAGCACCACTACGGACGCGCTCCACCGGGATCTGGGATCTGGACGTGGCGCCGCCCCCCCGAGACGCCCCTTGGCTGCCGCGGTGGCCACCTGGAGGCCATCGTCGGGGATGGTCCAGGGTCGGCCTCGCATCGCACCTGCGGATCGTGCGCTCGCGGGAGGTCGGGGCTCCACGCTGACGGGGGGACTGAGGATGGACATGAGTCACGAACTGGCCCCGCCGCTCACGACTCTTCTGTACGCGATGGCCGAGGAAGGTGCGGATGACTGGGCGACCGGTCCGGGGGGAAATGTGTGGGCCGGGTTGCTGCGAGACGGCGCGGAGATCGTA is a genomic window containing:
- a CDS encoding SPFH domain-containing protein, translating into TTGLRAVIGDLSLDEALTKRDQINQVMRAKLDETTERWGVKVTTVEIREITPPKDVQDAMTRQMSAERSRRALVTEADGKRQAAITIAEGEKQSAILKAEGDRQAAILRAEGFSLALGKIFEVAKTVDTNTMSLQYLEALKALGAGPATKFVFPMEFTKLLQPFVDGGRGRPPQGTP